In the genome of Xanthomonas translucens pv. cerealis, one region contains:
- a CDS encoding organic hydroperoxide resistance protein, with protein MASPEKILYTAHATATGGREGRAVSSDKALDVKLSTPRELGGAGGDGTNPEQLFAAGYSACFIGAMKAVAAQDKQKLPGEISIEGSVGIGQIPGGFGIAVELRIAVPGMPREELQALVDKAHQVCPYSNATRGNIDVNLVVLD; from the coding sequence ATGGCCTCACCCGAAAAGATCCTCTACACCGCCCACGCCACCGCGACCGGCGGCCGCGAAGGCCGCGCCGTGTCCTCCGACAAGGCGCTGGACGTGAAGCTGTCCACCCCGCGTGAACTGGGCGGCGCCGGCGGCGACGGTACCAATCCGGAGCAGCTGTTCGCGGCCGGCTATTCGGCCTGCTTCATCGGCGCGATGAAGGCGGTGGCCGCGCAGGACAAGCAGAAGCTGCCGGGCGAGATCAGCATCGAAGGCAGCGTCGGTATCGGCCAGATCCCGGGCGGCTTCGGCATCGCGGTGGAACTGCGCATCGCGGTGCCGGGCATGCCGCGCGAAGAGCTGCAGGCGCTGGTCGACAAGGCGCACCAGGTCTGCCCCTACTCCAACGCGACCCGCGGCAACATCGACGTGAATCTGGTCGTCCTCGACTGA
- a CDS encoding Sir2 family NAD-dependent protein deacetylase gives MLSSAYNAETVAAFIQGARRPLVLTGAGMSAESGVPTFRGHDDSLWARFDPQQLATWEAWRADPALVWGWRAWSGSAKRCRPPMRPTWCW, from the coding sequence ATGCTCAGCTCCGCTTACAACGCCGAGACCGTCGCCGCTTTCATCCAGGGCGCGCGTCGCCCGCTGGTCCTCACTGGCGCAGGTATGTCCGCCGAGAGCGGCGTGCCGACCTTCCGTGGCCACGACGACAGCCTGTGGGCGCGCTTCGATCCGCAGCAACTGGCTACCTGGGAAGCCTGGCGGGCGGACCCGGCACTGGTGTGGGGCTGGCGGGCGTGGTCTGGTTCGGCGAAGCGTTGCCGGCCGCCGATGCGGCCGACCTGGTGCTGGTGA
- a CDS encoding SIR2 family protein yields MPAADAADLVLVIGSSGLVHPVAGLPRCAKERGAYVVDLNPEPSGLSSRADLHWRDSAAAALALLLQRWPAG; encoded by the coding sequence TTGCCGGCCGCCGATGCGGCCGACCTGGTGCTGGTGATCGGCAGTTCCGGCCTGGTCCATCCGGTCGCCGGGCTACCGCGGTGCGCCAAGGAGCGTGGCGCCTACGTGGTCGACCTCAATCCCGAGCCCAGCGGCCTGTCTTCACGCGCGGATCTGCACTGGCGCGATAGCGCCGCGGCGGCACTGGCGCTGTTGCTGCAGCGCTGGCCGGCGGGTTGA
- a CDS encoding ribonucleoside-diphosphate reductase subunit alpha: MSQTHSLPAAAPLDTADVDPTPAAAAAAQPDAAASEPSNDQRAVTWIVKDGGNRRMAFDRSRLQRTLDRIHAEFPQLDVADYERKAFAFVEKKESLSADEMVDYLIREAESRVDIATPEWEYFAARLYLHRLYKRASKNRFYDAGEKYGSYVGLQESLADRGVYSIDILKNYSKDELAEAGKMIDPERDKLFAYNGLYLLATRYLATDNSRKVYELPQERWLTIALYLMQDEKPRERRMQLVGEAYWALSNLYMTVATPTLANAGKIGGQLSSCFIDTVDDSLQGIYDSNTDVARVSKHGGGVGAYLGYVRSSGSAIRGVKNSSGGVVPWIKQLNNTAVSVDQLGQRKGAIAVYLDIWHRDIEAFLDLRLNNGDQRLRAHDVFTAVCVPDIFMEAVERRGEWYLFDPHEVKEVKGWYLQDFFDEKRGEGTFRAKYEEVVADERIGRKVVKAIDMLKRIMVSQLETGNPFMFYRDEVNRMNPNKHQGMVYSSNLCTEILQNMSPTRVIQEMISGDQIVTTKQAGDFVVCNLSSVNLGRAVTAQPDLLSPDVLERLIRVQVRMLDNVIDLNDLPVPQATITNQKYRAIGLGTFGWHHLLAQKGIEWNSRQAEDYCDELYERINYLTIQASLALAKEKGAYKVFKGSDWQNGEYFSKRGYDSAQWQELAAQVSINGVRNAWMIAVAPNMSTAQIAGSTASIDPIYSAFYYEEKKDFRRPVVAPGLNVDTYPYYEKGAYRVDQFASVRQNARRQRHVDQSISFNFYVPSTIRASTLLDLHMTAWKEGLKTTYYVRSNDIDISECEWCSS; encoded by the coding sequence ATGAGCCAGACCCACAGCCTGCCGGCCGCAGCCCCCCTCGACACCGCCGACGTCGATCCCACGCCTGCCGCCGCCGCCGCGGCGCAGCCCGATGCGGCCGCCAGCGAGCCGAGCAACGACCAGCGCGCCGTGACCTGGATCGTCAAGGACGGCGGCAACCGCCGCATGGCCTTCGATCGCTCGCGCCTGCAGCGCACCCTGGACCGGATCCATGCCGAGTTCCCGCAGCTGGACGTGGCCGACTACGAGCGCAAGGCGTTCGCCTTCGTCGAGAAGAAGGAAAGCCTGTCGGCCGACGAGATGGTCGACTACCTGATCCGCGAGGCCGAGTCGCGCGTAGACATCGCCACGCCGGAGTGGGAGTACTTCGCCGCGCGCCTGTACCTGCATCGCCTGTACAAGCGCGCCAGCAAGAACCGCTTCTACGATGCCGGCGAGAAGTACGGCTCCTACGTCGGTTTGCAGGAAAGCCTGGCCGACCGCGGCGTGTACTCGATCGACATCCTCAAGAACTACTCCAAGGACGAACTCGCCGAAGCCGGCAAGATGATCGACCCGGAGCGCGACAAGCTGTTCGCCTACAACGGCCTGTACCTGCTGGCCACGCGCTACCTGGCCACCGACAACTCGCGCAAGGTCTACGAACTGCCGCAGGAGCGCTGGTTGACCATCGCGCTGTACCTGATGCAGGACGAAAAGCCGCGCGAACGCCGCATGCAGCTGGTCGGCGAGGCCTACTGGGCGCTGTCCAACCTGTACATGACCGTGGCCACGCCCACGCTGGCCAACGCCGGCAAGATCGGCGGGCAGCTGTCGAGCTGCTTCATCGACACCGTCGACGACAGCCTGCAGGGCATCTACGACTCCAACACCGACGTGGCGCGCGTGTCCAAGCACGGCGGCGGCGTTGGCGCCTACCTGGGTTACGTGCGTTCGTCCGGCTCGGCGATCCGCGGGGTCAAGAATTCCAGCGGCGGCGTGGTGCCGTGGATCAAGCAGCTCAACAACACCGCGGTGTCGGTGGACCAGCTCGGCCAGCGCAAGGGCGCCATCGCCGTGTACCTGGACATCTGGCACCGCGACATCGAGGCGTTCCTGGACCTGCGCCTGAACAACGGCGACCAGCGCCTGCGCGCGCACGACGTGTTCACCGCGGTGTGCGTGCCGGACATCTTCATGGAAGCGGTAGAGCGCCGCGGCGAGTGGTACCTGTTCGACCCACACGAGGTGAAGGAGGTCAAGGGCTGGTACCTGCAGGACTTCTTCGACGAGAAGCGCGGCGAAGGCACGTTCCGCGCCAAGTACGAGGAAGTGGTCGCCGACGAGCGCATCGGCCGCAAGGTGGTCAAGGCCATCGACATGCTCAAGCGGATCATGGTCAGCCAGCTGGAGACCGGCAACCCGTTCATGTTCTATCGCGATGAAGTCAATCGCATGAACCCGAACAAGCACCAGGGCATGGTTTATTCCAGCAACCTGTGCACCGAGATCCTGCAGAACATGAGCCCGACCCGGGTCATCCAGGAGATGATCAGCGGCGACCAGATCGTGACCACCAAGCAGGCCGGCGACTTCGTGGTGTGCAACCTGTCCTCGGTGAACCTGGGCCGTGCGGTCACCGCGCAGCCGGACCTGCTGTCGCCGGACGTGCTGGAGCGGCTGATCCGGGTGCAGGTGCGCATGCTCGACAACGTCATCGATCTCAACGATCTGCCGGTGCCGCAGGCCACCATCACCAACCAGAAGTACCGCGCGATCGGCCTGGGCACCTTCGGCTGGCACCACCTGCTGGCGCAGAAGGGCATCGAGTGGAATTCCCGGCAGGCCGAGGACTACTGCGACGAGCTGTACGAGCGCATCAACTACCTGACCATCCAGGCGAGCCTGGCGCTGGCCAAGGAGAAGGGCGCGTACAAGGTGTTCAAGGGCAGCGACTGGCAGAACGGCGAGTACTTCAGCAAGCGCGGCTACGACAGCGCGCAGTGGCAGGAACTGGCTGCGCAGGTCAGCATCAACGGCGTGCGCAACGCGTGGATGATCGCGGTGGCGCCGAACATGAGCACCGCGCAGATCGCCGGCTCCACCGCCTCGATCGACCCGATCTACAGCGCGTTCTACTACGAAGAGAAGAAGGACTTCCGCCGCCCGGTGGTGGCCCCGGGCCTGAACGTGGACACCTATCCGTACTACGAGAAGGGCGCCTACCGGGTCGACCAGTTCGCCAGCGTGCGCCAGAACGCGCGCCGCCAGCGCCACGTCGACCAGTCGATCAGCTTCAACTTCTACGTGCCCAGCACGATCCGCGCCAGCACCCTGCTCGACCTGCACATGACCGCATGGAAGGAAGGCCTGAAGACCACCTACTACGTGCGCTCCAACGACATCGACATCAGCGAATGCGAGTGGTGCTCGAGCTGA
- a CDS encoding ribonucleotide-diphosphate reductase subunit beta: protein MAIALDRIKILEPMHPNRSTGIINGTTSGILNWNDIPYPSFYRAYKELSTNFWIPDEVDMKGDAKQYGELSAREKNAYDSIIGLLATLDSPQTRFIYNVAEYITDPAAHANAAIIGQQEVIHNESYSYVLASIAGLADQNRVFEIARTHPTIIARNQPIMQAYDDFMRDKTAETLLRSLIQSSILEGINFYSGFAYFYNLVRQNRMTGTGKIISFINRDELAHTKFISELIRAIIGENAELQSNELTDYVHQAFEHAIRLETEWSAEVLDGIEGIDVDEMIQYVKYRANKMSGMLGIEKLYTDASDNVMPWIKAYADNFTETKTDFFEMRNASYKKTNSDNGFDDL from the coding sequence ATGGCTATTGCGCTCGACCGCATCAAGATCCTCGAACCGATGCATCCCAACCGTTCCACCGGGATCATCAACGGCACCACCAGCGGCATCCTCAACTGGAACGACATCCCGTACCCGTCGTTCTATCGCGCGTACAAGGAGCTGTCGACCAACTTCTGGATCCCCGACGAGGTGGACATGAAGGGCGACGCCAAACAGTACGGCGAACTGTCGGCGCGCGAGAAGAACGCCTACGACTCGATCATCGGCCTGCTGGCCACGCTGGATTCGCCGCAGACGCGCTTCATCTACAACGTCGCCGAATACATCACCGACCCGGCCGCGCACGCCAACGCGGCGATCATCGGCCAGCAGGAAGTGATCCACAACGAGAGCTATTCCTATGTGCTGGCCTCCATCGCCGGGCTGGCCGACCAGAACCGCGTGTTCGAGATCGCGCGTACGCACCCGACCATCATCGCGCGCAACCAGCCGATCATGCAGGCCTACGACGACTTCATGCGCGACAAGACCGCAGAGACCTTGCTGCGTTCGCTGATCCAGTCCTCGATCCTGGAAGGCATCAACTTCTATTCCGGTTTCGCGTATTTCTACAACCTGGTGCGGCAGAACCGCATGACCGGCACCGGCAAGATCATCAGCTTCATCAACCGCGACGAGCTGGCCCACACCAAGTTCATCAGCGAGCTGATCCGCGCGATCATCGGCGAGAACGCCGAGCTGCAGAGCAACGAGCTGACCGACTACGTGCACCAGGCGTTCGAGCATGCGATCCGGCTGGAGACCGAGTGGTCCGCCGAAGTGCTGGACGGCATCGAGGGCATCGACGTGGACGAGATGATCCAGTACGTGAAGTACCGCGCCAACAAGATGTCCGGCATGCTCGGCATCGAGAAGCTGTACACCGACGCCAGCGACAACGTGATGCCGTGGATCAAGGCTTACGCGGACAACTTCACCGAGACCAAGACCGACTTCTTCGAGATGCGCAACGCCAGCTACAAGAAGACCAACTCGGACAACGGCTTCGACGATCTGTGA
- a CDS encoding flavodoxin: protein MHILLAYASLSGNTRDVARRVQAQCEAAGHQVTLIHTDVQTLHGVLGDAAHAAGFDLHLLGSWSDNAGRTPAEMKRYIAELVEAAGKRIEVAAFGTGETQWGLEYYCGAVKRIARFFESAYPLLEIEQMPHGDRDNAAIDAWCAQVLALRAARAAAAGSTAATDVAAAEPAVGRASGCASVALPPQGSG, encoded by the coding sequence ATGCATATCCTGCTCGCCTACGCTTCGCTCAGCGGCAATACCCGCGACGTCGCCCGCCGCGTGCAGGCGCAGTGCGAGGCCGCGGGGCATCAGGTGACCTTGATCCATACCGACGTGCAGACCCTGCACGGCGTGCTTGGCGACGCCGCGCATGCGGCCGGCTTCGACCTGCACCTGCTCGGCAGCTGGAGCGACAACGCCGGGCGCACCCCGGCGGAGATGAAGCGCTACATCGCCGAACTGGTGGAGGCGGCCGGCAAGAGGATCGAGGTCGCCGCGTTCGGCACCGGCGAGACGCAGTGGGGATTGGAGTACTACTGCGGCGCGGTCAAGCGCATCGCGCGTTTCTTTGAGAGCGCCTATCCGTTGCTGGAGATCGAGCAGATGCCGCACGGGGACCGCGACAACGCGGCGATCGACGCCTGGTGCGCGCAGGTACTGGCGCTGCGCGCCGCGCGTGCGGCGGCGGCCGGTTCCACTGCGGCGACCGACGTGGCGGCCGCCGAGCCTGCAGTGGGCCGGGCCAGCGGCTGCGCCTCGGTGGCGTTGCCGCCGCAAGGCAGCGGCTGA
- a CDS encoding thioredoxin family protein, whose product MFTTITVATAEQFADAIAAHPRVLVDFNKDNCPGCRMLDKSLERFAESDSAQGVTLLKVKMEDVGEDFFRAQGLRQTPTLMLFRQGEEVARVPGFVPPAKIDEAVRAHLG is encoded by the coding sequence ATGTTCACCACCATCACCGTCGCCACCGCCGAACAGTTCGCCGACGCCATCGCTGCGCATCCGCGCGTGCTGGTGGATTTCAACAAGGACAACTGCCCCGGCTGCCGCATGCTCGACAAGTCGCTGGAGCGCTTCGCCGAGAGCGACAGCGCGCAGGGTGTGACCTTGCTGAAGGTGAAGATGGAGGACGTGGGCGAGGACTTCTTCCGCGCCCAGGGCCTGCGCCAGACGCCGACGCTGATGCTGTTCCGCCAGGGCGAGGAAGTGGCGCGGGTGCCCGGCTTCGTGCCGCCGGCGAAGATCGACGAAGCGGTGCGCGCGCACCTGGGCTGA
- a CDS encoding MFS transporter yields the protein MTSSSQCPPLHAADDAPLLRIRLALFLAGFATFSLLYSVQPLLPAFAREFGVDAATSSLPLSLATGGLAIAIFCAGAVSENLGRRGLMFVSIALAAVLNLIAACLPHWGALVVVRALSGIALGGVPAVAMVYLAEEVPASKLGAATGLYVAGNAFGGMAGRIGMSVLTDHFDWRIALATVSAIDLLAAVGFVLLLPPSRHFVRRRGINLRFHLQAWGGHLRDRYLLCLFAIPFLAMGVFVSVYNYAGFRLGGPEFGLSQSQLGMIFSAYVFGIVSSSVAGAASDRFGRGPVVLAGIAVAALGVALTIAHVLAVVITGIVLLTIGFFIAHSAASAWVGRLGGRNKGHAASLYLLAYYSGASLIGSLSGAAWQHGGWNALAACCLLLLGIALVAAQVLRRGADDSRPYGRFGPHPPRGE from the coding sequence GTGACCTCTTCCAGCCAATGCCCGCCGCTGCACGCCGCGGACGATGCACCGCTGTTGCGCATCCGCCTGGCGCTGTTCCTGGCCGGCTTCGCCACCTTCTCGCTGCTGTATAGCGTGCAGCCGTTGCTGCCGGCGTTCGCGCGCGAATTCGGGGTCGATGCGGCGACCAGTTCGCTGCCGCTGTCGCTGGCCACCGGCGGCCTGGCGATCGCGATCTTCTGCGCCGGCGCGGTGTCGGAGAACCTCGGCCGGCGCGGCTTGATGTTCGTGTCCATCGCGCTGGCCGCCGTGCTCAACCTGATCGCCGCGTGCCTGCCGCACTGGGGCGCGCTGGTGGTGGTGCGCGCGCTGTCCGGCATCGCCCTGGGCGGGGTGCCGGCGGTGGCGATGGTGTATCTGGCCGAGGAAGTGCCGGCGTCCAAGCTCGGCGCGGCCACCGGTCTGTACGTGGCGGGCAACGCGTTCGGCGGCATGGCCGGGCGCATCGGCATGAGCGTGCTCACCGATCACTTCGACTGGCGCATCGCGCTGGCGACGGTCTCCGCCATCGACCTGCTGGCCGCGGTCGGCTTCGTGCTGCTGTTGCCGCCGTCGCGGCATTTCGTGCGCCGCCGCGGCATCAACCTGCGCTTCCACCTGCAGGCCTGGGGCGGGCATCTGCGCGACCGCTACCTGCTTTGTCTGTTCGCGATCCCGTTCCTGGCGATGGGCGTGTTCGTCAGCGTCTACAACTATGCCGGCTTCCGCCTGGGCGGGCCGGAGTTCGGTCTCAGCCAGAGCCAGCTCGGCATGATCTTCAGCGCTTACGTGTTCGGCATCGTGTCCTCGTCGGTGGCCGGCGCCGCGTCGGACCGCTTCGGCCGCGGCCCGGTGGTGCTGGCCGGCATCGCGGTGGCAGCGCTGGGCGTGGCGCTGACCATCGCGCACGTGCTGGCGGTGGTCATCACCGGCATCGTGCTGCTGACCATCGGCTTCTTCATCGCGCACTCGGCGGCCAGCGCCTGGGTCGGCCGCCTCGGTGGGCGCAACAAGGGCCATGCCGCGTCGCTGTACCTGCTCGCCTACTACAGCGGCGCCAGCCTGATCGGCTCGCTCAGCGGCGCGGCCTGGCAACACGGCGGCTGGAACGCGCTGGCCGCTTGCTGCCTGCTGTTGCTGGGCATCGCACTGGTTGCCGCGCAGGTCTTGCGCCGCGGTGCCGACGACAGCCGTCCGTACGGGCGTTTCGGTCCGCACCCGCCGCGCGGCGAATAG
- a CDS encoding S8 family peptidase — translation MTDISAFPRTLLALSLGLALASGAHAQSAPRFSVLETAAPGQSKLYDGLIVTYRDGSSERRDAAAAAVKLKQIMAAPSAANMWSSTYRQSAPALSRVRRLGIGADLVRPDRRLSQSQLETLMASLKADPAVAHVEPNLLLKPLRSTAQASATAVAAPNDPGYVVQWHLRTPDGHLETLAPETTGYANRGGIDLLPAWQYGTGQGVVVAVIDTGITAHPDLDTSLASAGYDFISDALRSGRASDGRVAGGWDSGDWTTDDKYLAANGGCAQPGEQSNSTWHGTHVAGTIAMRTNNGVGMVGIAPDARILPIRALGHCGGTTADIADAIVWASGGHIDGVPDNTHPAEVINMSLGGGGPCGQDTVTANAIASAIGRGSLVVVAAGNSNADAAGFSPGSCPGVINVAATGITGGRAYYSNYGNSITLSAPGGGVHPNDAASGSGSVRTGLIWSTLNNGTHGPDQPIYAGYAGTSMASPHVAGVVALAISAALNANRPVPSLAQMRDILTQTSNPFPVKPLLPLGVGILNAAKAVARAAGADGGGEEGNAISIDRGTLGKLSAAAGQGQLYRLEVPLNARNLQIRTLGGSGQLKLYVRSTRAPRADGSDADYVSVRNGTTQNVQTAVPATGSYFIRPLGGNGGYANVTLSVSYSMQ, via the coding sequence ATGACCGACATTTCCGCGTTTCCCCGCACCCTGCTGGCGCTGTCGCTGGGCCTGGCGCTGGCCTCGGGCGCGCATGCGCAGTCCGCCCCGCGCTTCTCCGTTCTGGAGACCGCCGCGCCTGGCCAGTCCAAGCTCTACGACGGCCTGATCGTCACCTATCGCGACGGCAGCAGCGAGCGCCGCGATGCGGCCGCCGCCGCCGTCAAGCTGAAGCAGATCATGGCCGCGCCGAGCGCCGCCAACATGTGGTCGAGCACCTACCGGCAGAGCGCGCCGGCGCTGAGCCGGGTGCGCCGGCTCGGGATCGGCGCCGATCTGGTCCGACCCGACCGCCGCCTGAGCCAGTCGCAGCTGGAGACGCTGATGGCCAGCCTCAAGGCCGATCCGGCGGTGGCGCACGTGGAGCCGAACCTGCTGCTCAAGCCGTTGCGCAGCACCGCGCAGGCCAGCGCCACGGCCGTCGCCGCGCCCAACGATCCAGGCTACGTGGTGCAGTGGCACCTGCGCACGCCGGACGGCCACCTGGAGACGCTGGCGCCGGAGACCACCGGCTACGCCAATCGCGGCGGCATCGACCTGCTGCCGGCGTGGCAGTACGGGACCGGCCAGGGCGTGGTGGTGGCGGTGATCGACACCGGCATCACCGCGCACCCGGATCTGGACACCTCGCTGGCCAGCGCCGGCTACGACTTCATCAGCGACGCGCTGAGGTCGGGGCGTGCCAGCGACGGGCGCGTGGCCGGCGGCTGGGACAGCGGCGACTGGACCACCGACGACAAGTACCTGGCGGCCAACGGCGGCTGCGCGCAGCCGGGCGAGCAGTCCAACAGCACCTGGCATGGCACCCACGTGGCGGGCACCATCGCCATGCGTACCAACAACGGGGTGGGCATGGTCGGCATCGCTCCGGACGCCAGGATCCTGCCGATCCGCGCGCTCGGCCACTGCGGCGGCACCACTGCCGACATCGCCGATGCCATCGTATGGGCATCGGGCGGCCACATCGACGGTGTGCCGGACAATACGCACCCGGCCGAGGTCATCAACATGAGTCTGGGCGGCGGCGGCCCCTGCGGGCAGGATACGGTCACCGCCAACGCCATCGCCAGCGCGATCGGGCGTGGCAGCTTGGTGGTGGTGGCCGCCGGCAACAGCAACGCGGACGCAGCTGGATTCAGCCCTGGCAGTTGCCCGGGCGTGATCAACGTGGCCGCCACCGGCATCACCGGCGGCCGTGCCTACTATTCCAACTACGGCAACAGCATCACCCTGTCGGCGCCGGGCGGCGGCGTCCATCCCAACGACGCGGCCAGCGGCTCCGGCTCGGTCCGCACCGGCCTGATCTGGTCCACTCTCAACAACGGCACGCACGGACCCGATCAACCGATCTATGCAGGCTATGCAGGCACGTCGATGGCATCGCCGCACGTGGCCGGCGTGGTCGCGCTGGCGATCAGCGCCGCGCTCAACGCCAATCGTCCGGTCCCGTCGCTGGCGCAAATGCGCGACATCCTGACCCAGACCTCCAATCCGTTCCCGGTCAAGCCCCTGCTGCCTCTGGGGGTCGGCATCCTCAACGCGGCCAAGGCTGTGGCGCGTGCCGCCGGCGCCGATGGCGGCGGCGAGGAAGGCAACGCCATCAGCATCGACCGCGGCACGCTGGGCAAGCTGTCCGCCGCGGCCGGCCAGGGCCAGTTGTACCGCCTGGAGGTGCCGCTCAACGCACGCAACCTGCAGATCCGCACGCTGGGCGGCAGCGGCCAGCTCAAGCTCTATGTGCGTTCCACGCGCGCCCCACGTGCGGACGGCAGCGATGCCGACTACGTCTCGGTGCGCAACGGCACCACGCAGAACGTGCAGACGGCAGTGCCGGCGACCGGGAGCTACTTCATCCGTCCGCTTGGCGGCAACGGTGGCTATGCCAACGTGACCCTGTCGGTGAGCTACTCGATGCAGTGA